One part of the Algibacter sp. L1A34 genome encodes these proteins:
- the rlmN gene encoding 23S rRNA (adenine(2503)-C(2))-methyltransferase RlmN — protein MKDNKKDIRALTKEQLRDFFVENGDKAFRGNQVYEWLWQKSAHTFEDMTNVSKETRQMLEDNFVINHIEVDTMQRSNDGTVKNAVRLHDGLIVESVLIPTKTRTTACVSSQVGCSLDCLFCATSRLKRMRNLNPDEIFDQVVAIDKESRLYHNRPLSNIVFMGMGEPLMNYNNVIKAIDKITSTDGLGMSPKRITVSTSGVPKMIRKMADDEVKFNLAVSLHSAIDEVRTKIMPFNETFPLKDLKESLEYWYLKTNRKISYEYVVWKGINDSQKDIDAFVQFCKYVPCKVNIIEYNPIDDGEFQQATNEALENYISTLEKNRIVVNVRRSRGKDIDAACGQLANKS, from the coding sequence ATGAAAGATAATAAAAAAGATATACGCGCCTTAACCAAAGAACAACTTCGGGATTTCTTTGTAGAAAATGGCGATAAAGCCTTTCGCGGTAACCAAGTTTACGAATGGCTTTGGCAAAAATCGGCACATACTTTCGAGGATATGACAAACGTATCTAAGGAAACTCGCCAAATGCTTGAGGACAATTTTGTAATTAATCATATAGAAGTAGATACCATGCAACGTAGTAACGATGGCACGGTAAAAAATGCAGTACGTTTACACGACGGATTAATAGTAGAGTCTGTTTTAATACCAACAAAAACGAGAACCACAGCCTGTGTTTCTAGCCAAGTTGGTTGTAGTTTAGATTGCTTGTTTTGCGCAACTTCACGTTTAAAACGTATGCGGAACTTAAATCCCGACGAGATTTTCGATCAAGTTGTTGCGATAGATAAAGAAAGCCGTTTGTATCACAACCGTCCATTAAGTAACATTGTATTTATGGGCATGGGCGAACCGCTTATGAACTATAATAATGTTATTAAAGCTATTGATAAAATTACATCTACCGATGGTTTAGGCATGTCTCCAAAACGAATTACAGTTTCCACATCTGGAGTACCAAAAATGATTCGAAAAATGGCCGATGATGAAGTGAAATTCAACTTGGCAGTATCATTACACTCCGCTATAGATGAGGTAAGAACTAAAATAATGCCATTCAATGAAACTTTTCCTTTAAAAGATTTAAAAGAATCTTTGGAATACTGGTACTTAAAGACAAATCGTAAAATCAGTTACGAATACGTGGTTTGGAAGGGTATAAACGATAGCCAAAAAGATATTGATGCCTTTGTTCAGTTTTGTAAATATGTACCATGTAAGGTGAATATTATAGAATACAATCCAATTGACGATGGCGAATTTCAACAAGCAACAAATGAAGCTTTAGAGAACTACATTAGTACGCTCGAAAAAAACAGAATTGTTGTAAATGTGCGCCGTAGTCGTGGAAAAGATATTGATGCAGCTTGTGGACAACTAGCTAATAAAAGTTAA